The following proteins are co-located in the Gloeocapsa sp. PCC 7428 genome:
- a CDS encoding DUF3177 family protein yields the protein MQNEVWLRPLVWMDYRLAVLFTVIIPLILLIWAFVQKAEAIQRLLTIYWRVSSLLAISVYLLIAALPVGYISGTIARILIPIALWFWIDLNEEIDDQPSGALKLTFNSWRWAMTVYSVLGAIASIPFLRCAFISGAATNPFCTILREPPLLFREYFHPNSTPQFLGFLGIVGLIFYFICLGYFVLFKLGKQGRSALPQ from the coding sequence ATGCAAAATGAAGTTTGGCTACGTCCTCTCGTTTGGATGGACTACCGCCTAGCCGTATTATTTACAGTCATCATCCCCCTCATTCTGCTGATTTGGGCATTTGTTCAAAAAGCGGAAGCAATCCAACGTTTATTAACAATTTACTGGCGCGTATCAAGCTTGCTTGCGATCTCCGTTTACTTACTTATTGCCGCACTGCCAGTCGGGTATATTTCAGGAACGATCGCGCGAATTTTAATTCCGATCGCGCTGTGGTTTTGGATTGATCTCAACGAAGAAATCGACGATCAACCTTCAGGCGCATTAAAACTCACGTTTAACTCGTGGCGCTGGGCTATGACAGTCTATAGTGTGTTAGGCGCGATCGCGAGCATACCCTTCTTAAGATGCGCATTCATTAGCGGCGCTGCTACCAATCCTTTTTGTACAATCCTGCGAGAGCCACCTTTACTCTTTAGAGAATATTTCCACCCCAACTCTACACCTCAGTTCCTTGGCTTTTTAGGCATCGTTGGCTTGATTTTCTACTTTATCTGCCTCGGCTATTTTGTTCTGTTTAAACTAGGTAAGCAAGGACGTTCTGCGCTACCGCAATAA